ACCGACTTTTGGCGCTCGATACGTTATTTTTAAATGCCACGTGTCTGGTGGTCATTTTAGGCATCTATTGGGCAAGCACCTCATTATTTGAAGGCGCACTCTTGGTCGCCATGCTGGGCTTTGTTTCAACAGCAGCACTGGCACGTTACTTCACCACTGGCCATGTGATCGACTAGGAGCTTTTTGATGCAACTTTTAATGGAAATCCTGGTCTCAATATTTTTAATGATTGGCGCATTTTTTACCGTGGTCGGTGCCGTGGGTATGGTAAAACTGCCCGATTTGTTTATGCGACTGCATGCACCGACTAAATCCAGCACGCTTGGACTCGGCAGTTTTTTAATCGCTGCAATGATTTATGCTGCTTTTCATAGTCGCCTAGGCTTTGCTGAATTACTAATTACTTTGTTGGCTTTTATTACAGCACCTGTTTCTGCAAACTTGATTGCACAAGCCGCTATCCATTTACGTTTACGCTCAACCTCAGGTGAAGTACCTGAAACTTTGGATCGTCCTTTGCCTTGGCAAAGACAGCGTCGTACCAAATCGCTGGATGAAGATCGAAACCGTTAATCTTACATGTGCATTTGAGCATCTAGAAAAGCAAGAAACCCAGCAAATTTGCTGGGTTTCTTAAATTTGAATTAGCTGTATAAAACAGGCTGCTCTTCTTGGAAACTGTCCATTTGGTA
This genomic window from Acinetobacter sp. TGL-Y2 contains:
- a CDS encoding Na+/H+ antiporter subunit G, translated to MQLLMEILVSIFLMIGAFFTVVGAVGMVKLPDLFMRLHAPTKSSTLGLGSFLIAAMIYAAFHSRLGFAELLITLLAFITAPVSANLIAQAAIHLRLRSTSGEVPETLDRPLPWQRQRRTKSLDEDRNR
- a CDS encoding monovalent cation/H+ antiporter subunit F — translated: MIILPYALSICLSVITFSMFLCLFRLVLGPSIVDRLLALDTLFLNATCLVVILGIYWASTSLFEGALLVAMLGFVSTAALARYFTTGHVID